ACGTGGCGAGGCGTGCAACCCGACGACATCGCGACGCTGATCTACACCTCGGGCACAACCGGCCCCTCCAAGGGCGTGCAGCTCTCGCACCGCAATCTGATGGCCACGCTGAACGGATGTGCGCAGCTACTCCCGACGCGCCCGGCGGGGCGACTGGTGTCCTACCTGCCGTGTGCCCACGTCGCAGATCGCCTGGTCGCCCACTACATCGGATTGGCGACCGGCTCGTCGATCACCACGATCGACGACCCCAGGGCGGTGCTCGCCGGCCTCGTCGACGCCCGCCCGACGAGCTGGCTCGCCGTCCCGCGGATCTGGGAGAAGCTCAAGGCCGGTCTGGAGGCCAAGGGCGTGACGGACCCGGCGGCCTTGCCGGAGGAGGCCAGGGCGGCCACCCGCGTCGCGCTCGGCCTCGACCAGGCCGACTGGGCCCTGTCCGGCGCGGCGCCGATCGCCCCGGAGACGCTCACCTACCTCATGGCCCTGGGCCTGCCCGTCGTCGAGGGTTGGGCGATGTCGGAGACCGCGTGCGGGGGGACCGTTAACCCGCTCGAGGACGTGCGCGTCGGCACCGTCGGCAAGCCGATGGGTGGCATGGACGTCAAGCTCGCGGACGACGGCGAGCTATTGCTGCGCGGGGAGAACGTCATGGTGGGTTATCGCAACGACCCCGAACGAACCGCTGAGGCAATCGATCCGGACGGCTGGCTGCACACCGGTGACATCGCCGAGATCGACGCCGACAGCTACGTGCGGATCGTGGACCGCAAGAAGGAACTGATCATCAACGCGGCGGGCAAGAACATGTCGCCGGCCAACATCGAGCAGAAGCTCAAGGCCGCCAGCCCGCTGATCGGGCAGGCCTGTGTCATCGGCGACGCACGGCCCTACAACGTCGCGCTACTCGTGCTCGACCCGGACGCCGTGGCCGCACATGCGAAGGCCCACGGTCTCGAGCCTGCGCCGGCGGCGCTGGCTGCCGACCCCGGCACGCAGGAGCTGATCCGGGTTGCCGTGGAGGCCGCCAATGCCCGGCTCAGCCGCCCCGAGCAGATCAAGCGCTTCACGGTGCTGGGCGTCGACTGGCTGCCGGACGGTGAGGAGTTGACGCCCACCATGAAACTCAAGCGGCGGTGCGTGGCAGCCAAGTACGCCGCCGAGATCGAGTCGCTCTACGCATAGCCGTTCGGCTGATCCCGACTCAGACGTTCCCCGGATACCGCGAACCGGCGACAACCGGCACGCTCGCGAACATGTCGCACTCCAACCGCGTGCCCAACCTGCGTCGGCCGTTCGCCATCTGCTTCCACTGCGACACCGTGGAGGCATTGACGAAGGCGTCCGAGGACGGTTGGGCGCTGGTGTTCCGGCACCACCGGATGTTCGGTTACATCTGCCCGGCCTGCCAGAACCCGCAGGAGCAGGTCGAGGCCGAGGTCGACGAGGCGTCGGCGATGATCGTCCGGCAACAGAGCCGGTCGGACAGCCCGTCCAACCTTCCCGGGTGACGATCGAGATGCCGCTGACCGTGCTCGTGGTCCGTGTGCTGGTCATGACCTGGCTGCTGGTGCTGACCAGTGCACTGCTGGCTTACGGTTCCTGGGGCTGGGCGCTGCTGCCCGCCGCAGGCGCCGGGGGGCATCTGTGGTACCTCGTGCGCGGGCAGGGGCTGCGCGCCTGCGGTTGCCACGCTCGACGATGACCGGGGATCGGGCGGGCGAGCTAGCGGCGCATCCGGGTTGCCGCGCGTAGCCTGTGCGACGTGCCCGACGACTCGCGTCGGTGGGTGAGATCGAGGCGGAGCCATGGTGGAGATCGGTGGACTGTCGGCGTTGGAATGCCCGGTGTGCGGTGAGCGCATCCCGGTAACCATGACCGACGAGAACCCGGTCACGGTCACCCTGCACGACGGGGTGCCGGACGCGGCGCAGGTCGAGCTCACCGTGCAGATCCAGCACACCTGCCGGACCAAGGTCACCATGGGGGTGCGCGCCGGCCCGGACGGCCCCGTGCGGAGCTTCTCGGTCACCGTTCCGGGCGAAACGATTGACGCGCCGTCATCTACTCCGCGAAAGAGCGTCTGACCTGGGCAAAGCGTGGTGGGCGTTACTGGGATTGAACCAGTGACCTCTTCCGTGTCAGGGAAGCGCTCTCCCGCTGAGCTAAACGCCCGGGAATGAAAACTCGAGGCCGGAGCGGGAATCGAACCCGCGTATACGGCTTTGCAGGCCGTTGCCTCAGCCACTCGGCCATCCGGCCTTCGAGCGGACGACGGGATTCGAACCCGCGACCCTCACCTTGGCAAGGTGATGCTCTACCAACTGAGCCACGTCCGCGCGACCTTCGGGACGTTCCCGCCCCGCGGTGCAGGTAGGAACAATAGCCCATCGCCGGCGGGCCCCACACCGGGTTGCACGCCGCCGCATGGCGCGCACCTACGCTGGCCCTGTGCGCGTCGATGAGCCCGTGTTCGCCGCCGGGGGACGGGTGGCCCGGGGGCTGCGCGAGGTCACCGGCGATCTCGCGGCGCTGCACCGACCGGGCTTCTGGGCGGTGCTGGTCACGTTCGAGGGCGCGGTCACCTGCGCCCGGTTCGGCGACGTCAGCCCGGGCCCGCCGCCGGCCGTGCGCCCGTGGGCCGGCCCGGCGCCGGCGGCCTGGAGCACGTCGCTGGACGAGACGGCGTACCGCCGCGCGGTGACGCGTATCCGCGAGCACATCGCGGCCGGTGAGGTGTATCAGGCCAACCTCTGCCGGGTGCTGCGCGCCGAGCTACCCGACCCGGACCGCGCCGACCCGATGGCGCTGGCCGCCCTGCTCGCGGCGGGGAACCCGGCCCCGCACGCGGCCGCGCTGCGGCTGCCCGGCATCGCGGTGGTCGGCGCCTCCCCGGAGCTCTACCTGCGCCGTGCCGGTGCGCAGATCGAATCCGCGCCGATCAAGGGCACTGCCCGTCCCGGCACCGCGCTCGGCGAGAAGGACCGCGCGGAGAACGTGATGATCGTCGACCTGGTGCGCAATGACCTCGGCCGGGTCTGCGTGCCGGGCAGTGTCACGGTGCCCGCGCTGTGTGTGGAGGAGCCGCACCCCGGTCTGGTGCACCTGGTCTCGACGGTGCGCGGCCGACTGCACGGTGACGTCGGCTGGCCAGAGCTGATCGACGCCACCTTTCCGCCCGGCTCGGTCAGCGGTGCGCCCAAGGCCGCGGCCCTGGACATCATCCGCGCGTTGGAGCCCACCGCCCGCGGCCCGTACTGCGGAGCACTCGGCTGGGTGGACAACACCACCGGCACCGCGGCGCTGGCCGTCGGCATCCGCACGTTCTGGATAGAGCAGGACACGCTGCACTTCGGCACCGGGGCGGGCATCACCTGGGGCTCCGAGGAGGCCGCGGAGTGGGCGGAAACCGAGCTGAAGGCCGCGCACCTGCTGGACCTGGCCACCGGGGCCGCGCTGGTGGGTCGCCGGTGAGCGAGCGCAGCGAGCTC
The DNA window shown above is from Sporichthyaceae bacterium and carries:
- a CDS encoding AMP-dependent synthetase/ligase, which produces TWRGVQPDDIATLIYTSGTTGPSKGVQLSHRNLMATLNGCAQLLPTRPAGRLVSYLPCAHVADRLVAHYIGLATGSSITTIDDPRAVLAGLVDARPTSWLAVPRIWEKLKAGLEAKGVTDPAALPEEARAATRVALGLDQADWALSGAAPIAPETLTYLMALGLPVVEGWAMSETACGGTVNPLEDVRVGTVGKPMGGMDVKLADDGELLLRGENVMVGYRNDPERTAEAIDPDGWLHTGDIAEIDADSYVRIVDRKKELIINAAGKNMSPANIEQKLKAASPLIGQACVIGDARPYNVALLVLDPDAVAAHAKAHGLEPAPAALAADPGTQELIRVAVEAANARLSRPEQIKRFTVLGVDWLPDGEELTPTMKLKRRCVAAKYAAEIESLYA
- a CDS encoding chorismate-binding protein, yielding MRVDEPVFAAGGRVARGLREVTGDLAALHRPGFWAVLVTFEGAVTCARFGDVSPGPPPAVRPWAGPAPAAWSTSLDETAYRRAVTRIREHIAAGEVYQANLCRVLRAELPDPDRADPMALAALLAAGNPAPHAAALRLPGIAVVGASPELYLRRAGAQIESAPIKGTARPGTALGEKDRAENVMIVDLVRNDLGRVCVPGSVTVPALCVEEPHPGLVHLVSTVRGRLHGDVGWPELIDATFPPGSVSGAPKAAALDIIRALEPTARGPYCGALGWVDNTTGTAALAVGIRTFWIEQDTLHFGTGAGITWGSEEAAEWAETELKAAHLLDLATGAALVGRR